The genomic window AGGACAGCAGGACATCCGCATCGCGCCAGTGCTGCTCGGTAGCAAGCGCGGGGGGATATTGAACATCATCCTTGGCGTGGTGCTGATCGTTGTGGGTGTATGGACCCAGAACTACAACCTCGTAATTCAGGGCGCCGTGATGGTTGTCGGGGGCGTTGTTCAGATGCTGGGACCGCAGCCCAAGGGCCTTGGCTCCCAGGACAGTGCCGAGAATCGTCCGAATTACAGCATGAACGGAACCGTCAACACCCAGGCCCAGGGCAACCCTGTGCCCGTGGCGTACGGTGGGCACGACCAGAAGGGCATGCTCATCGGTTCTGCGGTGATCAGCGGCGGCATCATGGCGGAGGACCAGCTTTGAATCAGACCATCGCGACTCCCATCGCGCGCGCCGTGCAACTCGCTGGCGCTGGCGGTAAGAGCGGCAGCAACGGCCGCACGCCGGTGGAGACCCCGGACAGCCTGCACTCGATGGCTGTGGCCAGGATCATCGACCTTGTCAGCGAGGGCGAGATCCGTGGCCTTGTCGCCGGCAACCAGTCGATCTACCTCAACCAGGTTCCCATCCAGAACCCGGACGGCGGCCTGAACTTTGCTGGCGTCACGGTGGACACCCGGTCCGGCACCCAGGATCAGGAGTACATCCCGGGCTTCCCATCCGTCGAAAACGAGATCGCGGTCAATGTCGAGCTGCGGAGCGATCAGCCGATCGTTCGCACCGTGAGCGGGTCCGACCTGTCGGCCGTCCGCATCCGGCTGGCGGTGCCGGCGCTGCAGAAGGTCGATGAGGAGAACGGCGACCGCAACGGGTACTCCATCAGCTACGCGGTGGACCTGTCAGTGGACGGTGGCGCCTACACGACGGTGCTGAACGACGCGATCACCGGCAAGACGACCACGCAGTATGAGCGCAGCCGCCGCATTGACCTGCCGACCGGTTCGCAGTGGCAGATCCGCATCCGGCGGCTGACTCCGAACCAGAACAACTCGCTGGTCTCCGATGTGGTGAACGTGCTGTCGATGACCGAGATCATCGACGTGAAGCTGCGCTATCCCAACAGCGCCCTGTGCGCGGTGCAGGTCGACGCGAGCCAGTTCCAGAACATCCCATCGCGATCCTATCGGGTGTGGGGTCGCATCATCCGCGTGCCCAGCAACTACGACCCCATCGCCCGCACCTACAGCGGGGTGTGGGATGGCACGTTCAAGGCCGCATGGACGAACAACCCCGCCTGGGTGTTCTTCGACATCGTCACCAACGACCGGTTCGGCCTGGGCAACCGCATCCCGCTGGACTGGGTCGACAAGTGGAGGCTGTATCAGATTGCGATGTACTGCGATCAGCTGGTGAGCGACGGCATGGGCGGCCAGGAACCGCGGTTCACCTGCAGCCTGTACCTGCAGAGCAGGGCCGATGCCTACAAGGTTCTGCAGGACATGGCGAGCATGTTCCGGGGGATCAGCTTCTATGCCGCTGGCCAGGTCATGGCCTCGGCCGACATGCCGAAGGACCCGGGCCCCACCTACAGCCAGGCCAACGTTATTGAGGGCCGGTTTCGCTACGAAGGCAGCGGCCGGCGAGCGCGCCACACGGTGGCGCTGGTGTCCTGGACCGACCCGGACGACTTCGGCCGGCAGAAGGTCGAGGTCGTCCAGCACCTGGATGCCATTGCTCGGTACGGCGTCAACCAGACCGAGGTCACGGCCATCGGCTGCCATTCGCGCGCGCAGGCGCAGCGAGTGGGCAACCACATCCTGTTCACCGAGAGCCTGGAGACCGAGACCGTCAGCTTCTCGGTCGGCCTGGACGCGCTGAACTGCATGCCGGGAGACGTGATCCAGGTGGCCGACCC from Stenotrophomonas sp. 704A1 includes these protein-coding regions:
- a CDS encoding tail assembly protein, which encodes MTERLRTIRLYGQLGSRFGRSFRLAVNSPAEAVHALCAILPGFQQYLTRAKENGMAFAVFVGKQNLTKDQLQDPPGQQDIRIAPVLLGSKRGGILNIILGVVLIVVGVWTQNYNLVIQGAVMVVGGVVQMLGPQPKGLGSQDSAENRPNYSMNGTVNTQAQGNPVPVAYGGHDQKGMLIGSAVISGGIMAEDQL